A single Patagioenas fasciata isolate bPatFas1 chromosome 29, bPatFas1.hap1, whole genome shotgun sequence DNA region contains:
- the LOC136113843 gene encoding ral guanine nucleotide dissociation stimulator-like 1, translating to MSSTKSESPAHPALPGPFPSHDQVHPLHLVSSDKLFNWPYGRDSKTLFQNVVPHHCLGCIWSRRDKKENKQLAQSIRATISQFNAVTNCVLSTILESKELKTQPRAKILEKWIRIGRQCRILNNFSSLKAIISALQSTSVYRLKKTWACVPKDTMLMFEELCEIFSDCDNFATSRELLLKGVTQGMVPYLGTFLTDLVMLDTALQDYLEGGLINFEKRRREFEVMAQIKLLQSSCNSYCMTGDEKFVQWFRRQRH from the exons ATGTCCAGTACTAAGAGTGAATcgcccgcgcacccagcgct ccctgggccatttccctctcatgatca agtgcacccacttcaccttgtttcctctgacaagctgttcaactggccatatgggagagattctaag acactcttccagaacgttgtgccccaccactgcctgggctgcatctggtcccgaagggacaagaaagagaacaaacagctggcacagagcatcagagccaccatctcgcagttcaacgccgtcaccaactgcgtgctcagcaccatcctggagagcaaagaattaaagacacagccaagagcgaagatcttggagaagtggatccgtatcggacgt caatgtaggatcctgaacaacttttcgtctctgaaggccatcatttccgccttgcagtccacctcggtttatcgcctgaagaagacctgggcctgcgttccaaa ggacacaatgctgatgttcgaagagctttgcgaaatcttctccgactgtgacaactttgcgacgagcagggagctgctgctgaag ggagtcacacaaggcatggtaccttacctgggtaccttcctcactgacctcgtcatgctggacacagcccttcaggactatctcgag ggcggcctgatcaattttgagaagcggcgaagg gagtttgaagtaatggcacaaattaagctgttgcagtcctcatgtaacagctattgcatgacaggagatgagaaattcgtgcagtggtttaggaggcagcggcattga
- the LOC139825812 gene encoding ral guanine nucleotide dissociation stimulator-like 1, which produces MCLISSPPLLPSDDKCSKKCPGPVTPVPSKEVPPVLPVYSQQSGESCVIRTSVEEDRSGNIYRSILLSNQEKAPAVTQRAMEKHNLQSGSAEDYELVQIISEDKGGEAELCCCCCLKSSAAFCRPE; this is translated from the exons atgtgtttgatctcgtctccccccttgctgccatctgatgacaagtgctccaagaagtgccccggccccgtgactcccgttccatcaaaagaagtgccgccagtcctgccagtctacagccagcagagcggagagagctgcgtcatccgcaccagcgtagaagaggacagaagcggcaacatctacaggagcatcctg ctgagtaaccaagagaaggctcctgctgtcacccagcgagccatggagaagcacaacctgcagtctggctcggccgaggattacgagctggtccagatcatctccgaggacaaaggtggggaagcagaactctgctgctgctgctgcttgaagagctctgctgcattttgccggccagagtaa
- the LOC136113842 gene encoding LOW QUALITY PROTEIN: procollagen galactosyltransferase 2-like (The sequence of the model RefSeq protein was modified relative to this genomic sequence to represent the inferred CDS: inserted 2 bases in 2 codons): MHKQTNAPHGASAQRQGYYKRTLDYPLIREWRRTGWFAVPMIHSAFLIDLRKEASAKLMFYPPHQDYTWSFDDTMVFAFSSRQAGIQMFICNREHYGFLPMPLKSHQTLQEETENFVHTLIEAMIDRPPVEPSQFVSVPPKNPDKMGFDEIVMINLKRRKDRQDRVLRTLYEQEIAVKIAEAVDGKALNTSQLKALSIDXRDPCSSRPLTRGEIGCFLSHCYIWEEVVNRELEKTLVIEDEFKRKLMKLMDVIEQAQLDWELIYIGRKRMQVQEPEKAVPNVMNLVEADYSYWTLGYAISFQGVQKLIGAEPFGKMLPVDEFLPVMYNKHPVAKYMEYYKSRDLKAFSAEPLLVYPTHYTGQPGYLSDTETSTTWDNETVSTDWGRTHSWKXRQQGTIRSDAQNKDALPSQSSPDAPSSRDEL; this comes from the exons gGTATTACAAAAGGACCCTGGATTACCCCCTGATCCGGGAATGGAGGAGGACAGGCTGGTTTGCTGTCCCGATGATTCATTCCGCCTTCCTCATCGACTTGAGGAAAGAAGCCTCCGCCAAGCTGATGTTCTACCCCCCACATCAGGACTACACCTGGAGCTTTGACGATACCATGgtctttgccttctccagtcgCCAGGCAG GTATACAGATGTTCATCTGCAACCGTGAACACTATGGTTTCCTTCCCATGCCCCTGAAATCGCACCAGACGCTGCAAGAAGAAACCGAGAACTTTGTGCACACCCTCATTGAGGCAATGA ttgATCGTCCTCCCGTTGAACCCTCACAGTTTGTCTCTGTTCCGCCGAAGAACCCTGACAAGATGGGATTTGATGAA ATTGTCATGATCAACCTGAAGCGCCGGAAGGACAGGCAGGATCGGGTGCTGCGGACTCTCTACGAGCAGGAGATTGCAGTCAAGATAGCAGAGGCCGTGGATGGGAA AGCGCTGAACACGAGTCAGCTCAAAGCTCTCAGCATCG ACCGGGACCCGTGCTCCTCGCGGCCCCTCACCCGGGGAGAGATCGGCTGCTTCCTCAGCCACTGCTACatctgggaggag GTGGTGAAcagagaactggagaagacgCTTGTTATTGAGGACGAGTTCAAGAGGAAGCTCATGAAGCTGATGGATGTcattgaacaagcccagctagACTGGGAGCTGAT ctACATTGGCCGGAAaaggatgcaggtgcaggagcctgAGAAAGCGGTTCCCAACGTCATGAACCTGGTGGAAGCCGATTACTCGTACTGGACCCTGGGCTACGCGATCTCCTTCCAGGGGGTTCAGAAGCTCATCGGAGCGGAGCCTTTCGGCAAGATGTTGCCGGTGGATGAATTTCTGCCAGTCATGTACAACAAGCACCCGGT agCAAAGTACATGGAGTACTACAAGTCCAGAGACTTGAAAGCCTTTTCAGCAGAACCCCTGCTCGTCTACCCCACGCACTACACAGGGCAGCCCGGCTACCTTAGCGACACAGAGACCTCCACCACCTGGGACAACGAGACCGTGTCGACGGACTGGGGCAGAACGCACTCCTGGA TCCGGCAGCAGGGCACGATCCGCAGCGACGCCCAGAACAAGGACGCTCTGCCCTCGCAGTCGTCTCCGGACGCGCCGTCCTCCAGGGACGAGCTGTga